In Phycisphaerae bacterium RAS1, the genomic window CGACTACGAGGTCTCGTGCGATGAGATTGACCAAATCGTCGCGGTCCTGGCGCGGCAGCCCGGCGTGCTTGGGGCGCGGATGGTGGGCGGCGGTTTTGGCGGGGTCGTCGTCGCGGCTGTGCGAAGCGAAGCGTGCGAGGCCGTAATCAAGGCGCTCGAAGAGAGTTACTACAAGGAGCGTGGTTTACTAGAGCGGCCGTTTGAGCTTCAGCCATCGGATGGTGCGTGGGTGCGGTCAGTCGTGCATCGCGAATAGGAACCCATCCCACCAGGGTCAGCCGGAAAGGGCCGCGAGGATCAGCAGCCAGGGGGCAGCTTGGGGCTGATCCTGATAGTCGACCAGCGCCTCGGCTCTTGCACGGAGCGCGTTGTGGTTTTCGGTCGCCACGTTGGCAAACCACCGTGAACCGTGTCTTTACTTTGCGAGAATTGGGGCCGTAGAATTACGGAGGCTGGAATCTGGCGCGTTGGGTGGATTGGGCTTGGTGCGGTGAGATGTGCGATGCGCGAGAATCTGGTAACAACTAGTCTTGTGATCATCATATTGCTGGTGACGGGGAGCGCTGCTGTCGCAGCGAGCTTCGCTGGTTTGGGGGATTTCCCGGGCGGGCTGACGAGCAGCGTGGCGTTCGGCGTCTCCGGTGATGGCGCAACGGTCGTAGGCGCGGGGAACCATCCCGGACTACGGGTCGAGGCGTTTCGCTGGACGGCCAGTGGCGGGCTGGTCGGTATTGGCGTTCCGACCGGTTGCGTCTGGAGCGAAGCCTACTCTGCATCCGCTGATGGTTCGGTGATCGCAGGCTGGGGCTATCGCACGCCGATCGGCGACTCGTTCAATCGCGCCGCTTACCGATGGACGGCGGAGACCGGGATCATGAGCCTTGGTGATCTGCCGGGCGGACCCGATCGGAGCTTTGCGAACGCCGTCTCGAATGACGGAAGTACAATAGTGGGTCAAGGGCGGTCAGCCAAGGGCTCCGAGGCTTTTCGCTGGACCGAGGCGGAGGGAATGGTGGGAATCGGTGACTTGCCAGGCGGAGCCTTTGGCAGCGAAGCGTACGCGGTCTCCGCAGACGGGTCAGTCATCGTGGGCGTCGCGAGCGACGAAACGGGGATTGTTCCCTTCAGGTGGACGGAGAGCGGCGCGATGGCACGCCTGCCGAGCATGGATGGTGGATTTACCGCAGGCATCGCGCAAAACGTGTCGCCTGACGGAACCGCCATCGTGGGACGCCTGAGCGCCCCGCTGGCCAGTCAGGCGTTCCGTTGGACTGAGGCAGACGGCACAATCGGACTCGGCGACCTTCCCGGCGGCGCGTACTATAGCTCGGCGTATGGGGTCTCCGGCGACGGCAGCGTCGTCGTGGGATATTCGTCGTCTGCCGCAAACAGTGCGACGGCGTTCATCTGGGACGCGTCCCACGGGATGCGACCGCTGAGGGATGTGTTGGTGAACGACTACGGGCTCAACCTGGATGGCTGGGAGCTCGGTTTTGCCAACGACATTTCATTCGATGGAACCGTGATTGTCGGAGGTGGGACGGACCCGTCCGGGAACGGGCAAGCGTGGATGGCGGTGATACCGGAACCGGCGACGCTTTCACTGTTCTGCATCGCTCTTGCCTGTCGGCGGCGGCGATAGGCGTTGGGGCGCGCCGGTGGGGCGCCGGCTCTCGCTTACGTTTTCCGGCCGGGGCGGGGCGGCACTGCTCATTCTCCAAGCGATGTCCATGAGTGCCACTGCTCTGGGAGCAGTGTACTCAGGCGTGGCCCGCGCGCTCAACCGTCGGGGTGGTCCCTCACCAGCGTCGATGTCGACACGATACCGAGGCGTCGCCGAATCGGAAAGCACTGCTCACAGAGAGGATTTCGCGCCGGGAGCGCGCACGCTTGCGCCAAGTCGTTAAAGCGTCCATACTTGCGTTTGTTGTCTTGCATTCAACAAAGGAGCAAGTATGGACAGGGACGTCTGGCGTGTATTGACGGCGGCGGCTCGGTCGGCGGCGCGACGAGTACCCGGCAGCGACCGGCGGATGCGCTACTGCGATCATCTCATTCTGCGCATGTACCTCTGGTCGGTCTGGCACGAACGACCACTCTGCTGGGCCAGCGATCCACGACATTACAACACCCTCTTCCGTCCGCGGCAACTACCGTCGAACTCCCAATTCTGCCGCCGCGTAGGCAGCCCGCGCTTCGCGGCGCTGCTGGCCGCCGTTCAGGACTCTCTCGTGCGAGCGGACGCCGGTGTGTCCTTGTCCTACCTGGATGGCAAGCCACTGCCGGTCAGCCTCTGTTCGCGCGATCCCGATGCGCGCATCGGCTGGGCGGTGCGCGGCTTCGCACGCGGCTACAAACTCCACGTCTGGGCCCGCGACGATGGATTCGTGCCGAAATTCTCGGTTCGCCCGATGAACCAGGGCGAGGCCAAAGTGGCCCGCCAAATGGCGACCGCGCCTTGCCGCGGCGCGGTGCTCGCCGATGCCAACTACGACACGCGAAAGCTCTACCAGGCCATTGGCGCCTGCGGCGCGCAGCTCTTCACGCCCCTGAAACGCTTCTCGCCAAACCACAAGCGACTCAAGACCATGGACCCGCATCGCCGCTTTGCCATCGAACTGTGCGCCGACTATCCGGAAGCCTACCAGACCATTCTCGATCGCCGCGCGCGTGTCGAACGCATCCTCTCGGCGCTGACCTGCTTCGGCGGCGGACTCACCCACCTACCTCCCTGGGTCAGACGCCTGCGCCGAGTCCAACGCTACGTCAGCGCCAAGATCGCCATCTACCACGCGCGACTCCGCTGCAGAACCGCAGCAGGATAACCCCCGCTTCGTGCGAAATCCTCTCACAGAGCAGTGGCACACGCATCATTGCCTACTCTTGACGCTCTCTTTCCCGACCGTGCCACCAGTGCCACCCGTCCCGAAACGTCGCGATCAATGGTCAGCCACAGCTCCCCGCCGTCGCCGTTGCCGTCGCTCTTGATCGTCAGCGGGCCGGTCAGGTCGCCGGTGATGTGAGAGCCTGATCCGTTTGACGAGTGACCGGTCCAGCTTGTCGCGTCGAGGTTGATCGTGCCGACGTTGGCCGCGCCGGGCTGGTCGCCCTGCTGCGTGGGCCGGACGATCGTCACGCCGAAGATCTCTGCCGAGGGTGGCGTCGGGTTGATCGTCAGTGAGCCGATGTTGGCGGGCTGCCCGGTCGGCTGGCCGCTAACGACTTGCTCGGATGAGACGATCCAGTTTGCACCCGTGATGAGTTCGATCGCGGGGTTGGACGGGTCGGCAAACGACATGCGGAAGTCCTGGTCCGGCACGGGATCGCCAAGTCCGTCCCAGCGCAGGCATACCTCGATCGTTTGGCCGCTGTCCCTGAGGCATCGCGATCCGTCGGCGATCGCTTGGGTCGAGGAACACACCCAGATGGTGCTCCCGAGGAGCGCCGCCCGAACGACGGTTCGCAGAAACGTCGCTGTCAGCTCAGACCTCCTTGTGTTACAATCTGGTTGTTGGCCTATTTACGGTCCAGCCAACGCAATACTCGCGGCAAGCCGTGTGCCAGAAAGCGCATAATCCGACATCCGGTCTTGGGCTGGCTGCATTGCTCGCGGCAAGCGGCGCAACCGCTTTCGGCGGTGTTTTCAGCTACGAGTGCACGGACTTCCCGGAGAATGCTGGGTGGAAAATCACGCAGATTGTGTGTGATCCCACGTTGCGTCTGGATCAAGGCTGGTTCTTACAACACGTAGAGCTTTGTCCCGGGTACCCACCACCGGGCGGGCAGATGGCGGTCTACTGGCGCTCGCTGAGCGACCTCGCGGGCGCTACCGACACGTACGTCGAGTGGCGCGTCGAGACCGATGCACCGCGAACTGAGATCCCCTGGGGTGGCGGGGCTGCCATCGCGCCCGCCGACGATGTTTCGCTATATAACTTCTTCATCGCGCGCGACCAGGCTCGGATCTACCGCAGCGCGAGCTTGCCGATTGTGTTCGTGGATGTCGCGCCCGGAGTCCCGCATACTTACCGCCTGGAAGTTCACGGCGCGGCGTTGTTCATTTGGTACGTCGACGGGAAGGTGGTCGATGCGGGCACTCCAGTCGCCGCGTTTCCCTCCGCTAATCCACGCCTCAGTTGGCGCGCGCGCGCGGCGTGGGTCGAGAACACGACGCGCTGGGACTACCTCCGCTACGGCACGATCCCCGCCGAGGCCAGCGGCGACTACGACAGCGACGGGAGCGTCGACGAATTCGATCTGTCGTTCTTTGTCGAATGCCTGCTGGGGGAGGGGATTCCGAGCGGCCCCGGCTGCCGGTTTGCGGATTTTGACGCAGACGGGGACACGGACTGCGACGACTGGGCCGCGTTTGTCGCTCATTGGACCGGCCCTCCCGCAGTCCCGCCCATTCCGCCGCCGTGCGCCGCAGTCGGCGACACGAATTGCGACGGCGCCGTCAATGTCCTTGATATCAACGCATTTGTCATGGCACTTTCCGATCCGAGTGCCTACGCCGCCCAGTTCCCGAATTGCCCCATTTCCACCGCCGACGCCAATGGCGACGGCGCCATTGACATCCTCGACATCAATGCCCTCGTGACCTTGATCGAATAGGGTGGGCATCGCCCACCAATTCCATCCCTCGCGCGTCGGAGTGGAATGGTGGGCAGTGTCCACCCTACGTGTCAGCGGGCACGGACCACCCGACGCCTCGGTCGTTTACCCCACGCCCACCGGCGAAGCCACGAGCCCGGACGGCTCGGTTGTTCCGGCGTTCGCGCCGTCCGCCCATTCCAGCACCGTAATGCTGGCGCGCGTGTCGCGAATGGTCGGCTCGTCCGGCGACGGTTCACGCGTCGGGAAGGAGACGATGAAACACGTGCCGTCCCCGCGGCGGGAACGAAGGAAGATATGCCCGCCGCTCTGCTCCACGATCTCGCGCACAATCGCCAGCCCCAGTCCCGTGCCGGGGATCGCCGCCGCCAGCGCATTGTTGCCGCGGCGAAAGGCGTCAAAGATCGACCCGCCCACGTCCGGCCGCGCGATTCCGTCGAGCGTCGCCGCGTCCAATCCGGCGCCCGTGTCGGCGACGCTGATCGCCACATGATCCGGCGGCCAGGGCGGCGCGTGCCTATCAAAGAACGCGAGACGCGCAGTACCGGCGTCGGCAGAGGCGGCGGCGGCTTCGGACGCGGGATGCACGTCGACCGTGACTTCGCCGGGGCTGCCAGTGTACTTGATGGCGTTGTCTACAAGATTGCTGACGCAATCGAGCAGATCGGACGGATCGACCAGGGCCGTCAGGTCGTCGCTCTCGGGAAGGTCGCAATGCAGAATGACGCCGCGCGACTCGGCCAGCGGCAGGTAGCGGCGGCAGATTTCGCCCACGGTCCGGACGACATTCGTCGTCGAACGGCGGTGGCGGGTCGGGTCGGCCCGCTGCACGCGCGCCAGGGCCAGCAGCTCGGTCACCTGCTGCACGCCGTCGCGGCAGCGCTGGCGGACTTTTTCGTAGGTGCCCAGGACCGCGTCGGCGGGCACAATGCGGTCGATCAGCAGTCCGACAAGCGTCTCGATCGCGGCCAGGGGGGACTTGAGCTGGTGTGCGGCCGTCTGCAGAAATCGCGAGCGTCTCTGCTGCAGGTCGAAGATCGCCGCCTCTGACTGCTTCAGCGCGTGATGCGCTCCGCGAAGCTGATGCTCGCGCTGCACGAGGCGGCCGGTGATGTGCAGCGTGAAGTACAGCGTGGCCATGACGCCGGAGGCCATCACAATCAGCGCCGCGGCGACGAACTCTCCGCGCACATACAGCCCGGGCGAGGGGAACTGCGGCAGAAAGTCCATATGCGGGGCGATGCCGCCGGCGTATTCGCCGAGGGCCAGAGTCGCATAGAGCAGCATGGCCCACAGTCCGTGGCCGATGGCGTGCCAGGGCCGCAGAAGCAGCGCGCCAATGCTCATGTGGAATACATAAAACACCGCCATCGGGTTCTCGACGCCGCCGGTGTAGCGCAGAATGGCAGTCAACAGGAACAGGTCCACGCCGATCTGCGCATTGGCGAACAGCAGCGTGTTGCGGATCTTCTTCGGGTCGTCAGCGTCCAGGCGGCGGAACTGGCCCAGCAGGTAGTCCTGAATGCCCATCCAGATCAGGTTCACGATCGCCAGCAGGAGAATCGGAATGACCAGCGCCGTGGGCCGCACCGCGGACGGCGTCACGAAGCGCTCGAGTCCGAGCACACCCAGCGCGACGGCGACAAACGCCCAGCGCAGGCGGATAAACCAGCGCACCTGCAAGAGCGAGACGAGCGCCGCCGTTCGCGGATAGATCATCTGCCCGGGCGGCGCCTCGTCGGGCAGGTCGGGGACGCTGATTCGCTGAATCACGGGTGAGCCTCCGCAGGCGTCAGGATTTCGCGCACAGCCTGGCGCAGGACGGCCGCGTTGATGGGCTTTTCGAGGAATCGCCGCACGGGCAGAAAGTCGGTGCCGACTTCGCGCGCGAAGTCGAAACCCATCGACTGCCCGACGGCGGAGATCACGATGACGGGGATGTGCTCGAGCCGGGGGTCCTTCTTCATCTGGTAAACCAGGTGGAAGCCCTCGCTGGGCGACGCGAGCATGATGTCGAGCAGCAGCAGGTCCGGCGGCTGGCGCCGCATGGCGTCCAGCCCGGCCGGGCCGGTGAGGCTCGTCCGCAGCTTGTAGCCTTCCGGCTCGAGGATCATCTTGACCGCGTCATGGACATACGGATCGTCGTCGATGACGAGGATGTCTGCGTTCGGGTTCATTGCGCTGCTCCAATCACCGCTCATTCACGCCGGACCTCTGCGCCTCGCGCCGGGTCAGGCCCGCTCTTCCCGCCGGACGCGGAGGTCCGGCGCTGCGCACGTACGCGGCACTACGCTGTGCCGTGCACCGTCGGACGCGGCGGTCCGACGCTGCGCACCTGCTCGGCGGCGTGCGTGATCGGCAGCGAGCGGTTCATCACCGAAAGCACCAGCAGTCCGCCGGCCACGACGCCGGCCGACACCAGAATCTCAATCCAGCGCGGCATGTACCCGCTCGACGACGCCAGCATGCCCAGCAGCGCCACGTTCAGCCGGTTCATGACGACGCCGGCGATCACCATGACGCAGCAGCCGAAGAGCCTCAATCGATCGTAGCGCACGCTGGCGCTCAGCAACAGCAGACCCGGCAGCATCACGCCGACCACCATCTCCAGCAGAAACGCCCATGTCTCCAGGGAAGGCTCCAGCAGGCGGTGCAGCTCTCCCCGCCCGCTCAGGTCCATCAGCCGCAGACCGACGTACAGCGACAGGATGAGCGGCAGCGCCCCGGCCAGGTCGCCCAGCAGCCGGATCGGATAGCGGTGTCCGAAGATCATGCCCGACAGGATCGCCTCGAAGATCACCATCGCCACGCCCACCGCCAGCGAGGACATCAGGAACAGCAGCGGCAGGAGCGGCGTGAACCACAGCGCGTGCAGGCGGTGGCCCATCATCACGAACAGCGAGCCCAGCGAGCTCTGGTGCACGGTGGACAGGACGATGCCGGCCAGCACGAAGATAATCATCACGCGGTTCAGCGCGCGCAGGGCGCGCGTGAAGCCGAAACGCTCGCAGACGATCGGCAGAAACTCCAGAAAGAGCACGGTCGTATACAGCATGACGCACCAGGCGACCTCGAACATCACCGAGCGCGGCTGCCACATCACCATCGGGTGCCAGATCACCCACGGCCGGCCGAGATCCATCATCAGGCCGATGACCGCCAGCAGGTAGCCCAGCAGGGCCGTGACGATCGCCGGCCGCACGAACGGCTCGTAGCGCTTCAGGCCGAACACGTGCACCGTGCCGGCCAGCACAAACCCGCCCGCCGCCAGCGCGATGCCGCACAGCATATCGAACCCGATCCACAAGCCCCACGGCATCGAGTCGGTCAGGTTGGTCGCCGCGCCGAGTCCTCCGAGAAAGCGGTAGATGGCCAGCCCGAACGCGATCATGACCAGCGCCGAAAGCGCCAGCCGTACGAGCGTAACTCTGCGGATGATCTCGGTGGTTTTCACGACACGCCCTCCCGCCCGGCGCCGCTCCCCGGCGCGGATGGCGCATCCGCGGCCGCTGCTTCCTGGCGGGCCTGCAATCGTCGCAAGGCCCCCAGGAAGAGCGCCAGCCCGACCACCCAGCCGGGCACGGCGCCGAGGATCGGCTCGGCGAAGCTGGCCGGATTGGTGGGCGGCAGCTTCGGCATTCCCAGCTTCTCGAGCGGGATGGCCGAAAGAATCAGGTAGCTCGTTCCGCCGCCCTCGAACTCGCCGTAGACGTGATCGATGTAGCGGCCCGGCTCGCGCTCGATGCGATGCCGCGCTTCGCTGATGAGCTGCTTTCGCGTGCCGGCGACCAGCGCCGCCACCGGACAGGCCTTCACGCATCCCCCGTTCAGGTTGCACTTGCGGACGCGCGGCATGCGGTCGAACCACTCGTAGCGCGGCACCTCGTAGGGGCAGGCCAGCATGCAGTAGCGGCATCCGATGCAGCGGTCTTCGAAGTACAGCACCGGCCCCTTGTCGGTCTTCCGAAGCGCCGCAACGGGACAGGCCGACGCGCACGCCGGCACGTTGCAATGCATGCAATTCCGCTTGAGAAACGACCAGGGCCGCGGCGCGGCGCCCGGCCCTGCCGGCGCTTGAAACGCCTGAATCACCATCAGGTTGATGTGCGAGAGCTTGTGCGGTTTGTCGAACGCGACGCCGTCCACGAGACCCTCGTCGGGCGGCAGTTTGTTCACCTCGCGGCAGCGGCGAGCGCAGGCGCGGCAGCCGATGCAGCGGGTCGCGTCGTAGAGAATGGCAAAGGCGTTGTCGAACGTGGGCAGCGCCGCCTGCGGATCGGCCGCGGTCGCGACCTGCGCCGCGCCCACCGACCCCGCCAGCGCCAGGAATTGCCTACGGTTGAGGCCGCTCATGTCGCGCCTCCTTGGTCGCCGGCGAAGCTTCGAGTTCTTCGTCAAACTCGGCTGGCTCCGTCTGCAGCTTGCGGGCCGCCGTCGCCACGCCCACGCCGCCCAGAAACGCCGCTACACCGATCATCCCCACAGCCGCGTACGTATTCGCGTCCGCCTGCCGGTGCGAGTCTTTCCCGGTCGCTGGATACGTGCCGGGGAAGGTGAGCTGCACCGGCTGCACGGGCTGAAAGAGCGAGCCTTCAAACGGAAACCCTGGTTCGCAGCAGCCGATGCACGGATGCCCGGCCTGCACGCACCAGTTGACGCCGCCGTTCCAGCGGCGGATCGGGCAATCGGCCTTCGTAAGCGGCCCCTTGCAGCCGAGCTTCACGAGGCACCCGTGCTCGCCGAAGCGCTGGGCAAACTCGCCGCGCTCGAAATGTCCGCGGTAGGGGCAATTGTCGTGAATGAGCTGCGAGAAGAACGCCGCCGGACGATGATGTTCGTCCAGCTTCAGCGCTTCGAGCCCGCCCAGGAGCAGCGTGGCGATGCTGCCGATGATCCAGTCCGGATGCGGCGGGCAGCCGGGGATATTGATGATCGGGTTCAGGATGTGCTCGCGGTGGAACAGGGCCTCGACGCCGATGCAGTTGGTCGGATTGGGCGCGGCGGCCGGAATGCCGCCAAACGAAGCGCACGACCCGACCGCGACGGTGGCCAGCGCGTTGCGGCCCAGGTCGCGCACGTGCGAATAGCCGCTGACCGGGTCGCCGTCGCGCTCTCCAATGGAGCAGAAGCGTCCGGTGTCTTCGATCGCTGTGGCGCCGTCCACGACGAAGACATACCCGCCGGAATGCTCCTGCACGACGCGCTCCAGCACGCGCTGGGCCGACTCGCCGCTGGCCGCCATGAGCGTGGCGTGGTAGGCCAGGGCCAGCCGCTTGCCGGGCAGAATGTCACCGACCAGCGCGAAGCGCACCGTCGGCGAGGCGGCGTTCAGCAGAGAAACCGAGCAGCCGGTGCAGGCGCCGGTCGCCATCCAGATGATTGGAATCTCGGCCGCGCGTTCCGCGACGGATGGCTGTCCGCCCTCGGCCCATTCGGACAGCTTGTAGAAGGAGAGGCTCAGCACGCTGAACGTGCCGATGCCGGTGCCGAGAAACTCACGACGTGTCAGTTCCATGGCTGGCCCTCCGCGCCCCGCGCGGCGGCAGCGCCCGGCTGCGGTGCCGGATGTTCGCTGCCTGGTTCGCAGTTGTCGGTTGCCGGTCTGCACTGGAGGCCGGCCGCAGCGGGCGGTGGGGTCGCGAATCGCTCTGTTACGGCACGCGTTCCGATTCGCATCCCCCACCGCCGACTCAATGTTTCGCTATTCGTCCACGGCCGGCGCGGCCGGCCGCCGCCGTTGCCGGCATGAATCGCCCGCAGCGCCCGCCGCACGATGGCGGCCAGCGCTGGGGCGACGTCTGGGGAGAGTCCGATTCCGGACGAGACATCGGCCACCTGGACCGTGAGCACGCGCACTTCGCGCGGCGCCTGTTCGAGCAGCTCCAATTCCGCCAGTGCATCCAGCAGGTGGAAATCGTGCAGGCTCAGGCCGCTGCGCACCGCGGGCTGCAACTGCTCCGGCCGCATCCATGCGATCGCGCCGGGCACGGCCCCGCGGTCGATCGCGTCGATCACGACGACGCGCTCGCGCCTCGCCAGTACGACGGCCAGCTCCAGCCCGCCGGCGCCGCCGTCGTAGATTTCGAAGGAATGGGGAGCATCGGCGTCCCGCCGGTGCGCACCGGCTGGAAGCCGATGCTCCCTAGATTGGCAGGCGCCGACGCGCGTATCCGCGTTCGACAACAAACAACGAACCGCGTGAATCCCGACGCCGTCATCGCGCCGCAGGAGATTGCCCACTCCCAGAATCAGTCGCGGGCAAACAGCAGCCATCTCACGGCCTCCTCAGATCACGCGGAAAGTCCCGCGGTCGAAGCCCTTCGGCGTCACCAGGTGGATCGAACACGCCAGGCACGGATCAAACGAGCGCACGATCCGCACCAGCTCAAACGGGTTCTGCTCATCCTTGACGCGCGTGCCTTCCAGGGCCTGCTCGCAGGCGCCCGGCTGGTCGCGGTCGTCGCGCGGCGAGCAGTTCCACGTGGTCGGCACGACGGCCTGGTAGTTTGCGATGACGCCGTCGCGAATCTCGATCCAATGTCCGACCGAGCCGCGCGGCGCCTCGGTGATCCCCATGCCGCTGCCGGCCGCCGGCACGCTCGATTCGGCGCAGGCCGGCTCGCCGGGCCGAAGCTGCAGGACCCACTCCGCCATCGCGTCGGCGACGAGCTTGCACTCGATCGCCCGCGCTGCGTGTCGGCCGAGCACGGAAAAGAGCGCCGCCGGCGGCGCATTCAGCTCGGAAAGCACCATGTCGACCAGCTTGCGGACGCGCTCGTGCCCCTTGGCGTAAGCGATCAGCATCCGCGCCAGCGGCCCGACCTCGCACACCTCGTTGGCGTAACGCGGCGCCTTCAGGAACGAATACGCCGAGGGCTTGGTCGGATCTGCGGCAGTTTCGCCCACGGACGGCCGCAGGTCGCTCGTGCTCTTGTACCAGGCGTAGCGCACCTGCTCCGTGATGCGCTGCGGATCCAGCGGCAGCAGCTCCTGTGTCTGCGTGTTCAGCACGCCCGCCGGCAGGTAGCGTCGCCGCCGGGTCAAATCCGCCGCCTGATCCAGGTCCCACGCGCCGTAGGAGAGGAACCGCTTGCAGCCGGGGCCGATCTCGGCGTAATCGGGGTAAGCGCGCGCCACGGCCAGCACGTCGGGCAGGTAGATGTTGTCGATGAAATCCCGCAGCCGCTCGAGCCGGTGGCGGAAGGAGACGATCTTGTCGACCGTCGCCTGCTCGAGGGCGCCGCCGGGGAAGATGCTCATCTGGTGCGGCATCTTCCCGCCGAACACCGCCAGCATCTCGTGCGCTTCGCGGCGCTTGTGCAGCGCCTCGACGTAATGCGAGACGCACGCCTGGTTGGCGTCGCGCGACAGACGATAGTCCCCCTCGTAGCGCGGCAGGAACGGCGAGTAACTGCCGCCGCTCAGGTATTGCGCGACCAGCCGCAGGTTGCGGTCCGCGCCGCTGTAGCCGGCGGCCGCGGTGGCGTCGACGAAATCGAGCGCCGCCAGGTGATAGAAGTGGAGGATGTGCGACTGGATGAAATTGCTGCCGAAGATCAGGTTGCGGATGACGCGGCCGTTGTGCGGGACCAGGTCGGCGACGTGAAAGGCGTCGTCGAGCGCCAAGGCGCTGGCCATGGCGTGCGCGATCGGGCACACGCCACAGATGCGCTGCGTAATGACCTGCGCGTCGCGCGGGTCGCGGCCGCGGAGAATGACCTCCAGCCCGCGGAAGAGCATGCCCGCGCAGCGAGCTTCCTTTACCACGCCGTCCTCGGTGACGGCCTCGATTTTGAGGTGCCCCTCGATCCGCGTGACGGGGTCGATGACGATTCTGGACATGGTCGCCTCCGCCGGTCTTACGGGCCGGGCAGACTATGTGTGCGGAGCGTGCGCCGTGCCGCCGCGACGGCGCTGCCGCTGATACGGGCAGCCGCCGTGAACGCGCCGCACGGCGCACTCCGATTCGAGATAGGCGCCGCAGCGCAGGCAAACGTCGGACTCGACCCGCGTCGCCTCGTACAGCGCCGTCGAAAACCGCTCCAGCAGGCCGGTCAACCGCAGCAGGTCGTCGTCCGCGAACTGCCGCACGATCTTCTGCATGCGGGCCGCCTTCAGCGCGTCGCAGCGGCGGACGATCTCCCGGCCGCGAGCGCTGACCGAAAGGCTCAGGGCGCGACGGTCGTCGGCCGACGGCCGCCGCAACAGGAGCCCCAGGCGAACCAGCTTGTCGATGTTCTTAGTGGCGGCCGGCGCGCTGACGCCCAGGAAATCGGCCAGCTCTCCCGCCTGATGCTGGCCATTGAGCACCAGCAGCTTGAGCAGGTGAAACTGCGCCAGCGTGAGCGGACGCGGGCAGACCTCGCGAAGGAGGGCCGACTCGAGCGTCTCGCGCACCGCCGCCGAGAAGATGTGACACGCGCGCATCAGCCGCGTCGCGCGGTCGCCCGCGCTCCCGCCGCCGGGCGGCGGGGGCGTGATCGACGGGTCGGCGGCCGGACGCAGCGCCTTCATATCTGTTAACCCCATTACTAATTAACCTAGTAAATAGTATACCTGATTTAACTCGCTTGGCAAGCGGAATCGGGGACCGGGTGCTGGTCAGGGCTTACGGTGGGCGCCGTGAAGCGCCACGGGCGCCAGGCCGACGGGCTTTGCTCCGGCCTGCCCACGCAAAAGCCGTCCGCATGGCACTCACGGCAACCCAAACTCGACCAGCGTTCTGAACCGCGGTCGCGGGTCGCACGCGCCCGTTTGACGGTACTGGTCAAGTTTGACTCCCGGCGCGGGGGGCATCGGCGTCCCGC contains:
- a CDS encoding Periplasmic [NiFeSe] hydrogenase large subunit; amino-acid sequence: MSRIVIDPVTRIEGHLKIEAVTEDGVVKEARCAGMLFRGLEVILRGRDPRDAQVITQRICGVCPIAHAMASALALDDAFHVADLVPHNGRVIRNLIFGSNFIQSHILHFYHLAALDFVDATAAAGYSGADRNLRLVAQYLSGGSYSPFLPRYEGDYRLSRDANQACVSHYVEALHKRREAHEMLAVFGGKMPHQMSIFPGGALEQATVDKIVSFRHRLERLRDFIDNIYLPDVLAVARAYPDYAEIGPGCKRFLSYGAWDLDQAADLTRRRRYLPAGVLNTQTQELLPLDPQRITEQVRYAWYKSTSDLRPSVGETAADPTKPSAYSFLKAPRYANEVCEVGPLARMLIAYAKGHERVRKLVDMVLSELNAPPAALFSVLGRHAARAIECKLVADAMAEWVLQLRPGEPACAESSVPAAGSGMGITEAPRGSVGHWIEIRDGVIANYQAVVPTTWNCSPRDDRDQPGACEQALEGTRVKDEQNPFELVRIVRSFDPCLACSIHLVTPKGFDRGTFRVI
- the slyA gene encoding Transcriptional regulator SlyA, which encodes MGLTDMKALRPAADPSITPPPPGGGSAGDRATRLMRACHIFSAAVRETLESALLREVCPRPLTLAQFHLLKLLVLNGQHQAGELADFLGVSAPAATKNIDKLVRLGLLLRRPSADDRRALSLSVSARGREIVRRCDALKAARMQKIVRQFADDDLLRLTGLLERFSTALYEATRVESDVCLRCGAYLESECAVRRVHGGCPYQRQRRRGGTAHAPHT